DNA sequence from the Shewanella piezotolerans WP3 genome:
CAAGAAGCACCGTTCTTAATTAATGGTAAACAAGGCGTTATGCTGGTTATTTACCAAAGTAAAAATGCCAAGCCTATTGAGCTGAGTGGTGCAATACAAAATTTTGTTAGTCAGTATCAACAAACCCTTTCTGCAAATACGAAAATCACTGTACTCGATGACCAAGCGCATTCATTTCAAACTCGTATTGATCTGTTATTAGATAATGGCTTAATAGGGATGATTTTAGTCATCATTGCATTGTCGTTATTTTTAGATATGCGCTTGGCTTTTTGGGTCTGTATGGGCGTACCGATAGCCATAATTGGTTCTCTGGCGTTCATGCCTGCCTTAAATATTCCACTAAATATGGTCACGCTTTTTGCGTTCATTATCACACTTGGGATTTTGGTTGATGATGCGGTGATTGTTGCAGAGAATATTTATCAAAAAGTCCAACAAGGCTGCGACATCGACATTGCATTAAAACAAGGCGCTTCAGAGATGAGCGTCCCGGTATGTTTCTCCGTTGTCACTAATATCATTGCCTTCGTGCCATTACTATTTGTCCCCGGAGAGCTTGGTGTAATGTACAAACCGATGACATTGCTAATCTTTGCAATTTTCATCGTCTCTCTCATTGAAGCCTTATTAATATTGCCTCATCACTTAAAGCAACTTAATAAACCGCAAAAGCACAACTATCTCAATAAAATACAACAAAAGAGTTTCACAGCATTCGAAACGCTAAGGGATATTCATTTCAGTAAAGTATTGGGTTACGCGTTACGTCAGCCGTTAACCATTTTGGCTGTTTTTATCTCAATCACTTTAGTGACCTTTAGTTGGGTTAATTCTGGCCGAGTTGATGCAGGTTTTGTCCCAAAGGTTGAATCACAGCGTATTGATGCCGAAGTTGAGTTTCCAGCGGGTTCAGCTCTGATTGACAAGAAAAATACCATGGCGCTTATACAAGCAGCTGGAATACGTGCTTTTGCACGCTTAAATGCCCCAGACAGCTATAAACATATCATGGTCGGCATTAGAGCAAACTCCGCATCAACGACTTTTCAGATTGTTGAAGATAGCAAACGTAACTATACCGCAAGAGAGTTAGTAGATATTTGGCGCAGCGAGATTGGTGAGTTGGCCGGTGTAAAGTCACTATTCTTTGATTTTGAAGTGGGCCCTGGCGGTGGAAAAGAGCTTTCAATAGAATTGGGCGCCAGCGACAGCGAAATATTAGAAAAAGCCAGCTTTGAGTTAATGTCACAACTGAGACATATAGAAGGCGTTACCGATATTGATAGTGGACTAATTGATGCACAACGTGAATATACTTTGAACATCAATACCCGTGGCAGCATGTTAGGCTTTGATAGCGAAAGTTTGGGGGCGTTAGTTCGCAATAGCTTTTATGGTGATGAAGTTAAACGACAGATCCTAAACAGCGAGGAGCTAAAAATACGCGTTATGCGCCACCGTGACGAGCAGTTCAAAGCCAATCAACTCGGAGAATTACTCATCACTTCTCCAAGTGGCGAACAGGTTTTACTTAAACAAATTGCCACCATCACGCCAATTTTATCTGCAACACAAATTGACCGAGTCGATGGTATTGTACAAGTCGAAGTCAGTGGCAGTTTTATTCGTAGTATTGCCAATGTTGCGTTAATAACAGCGCAACTTTCGGACTCCATTATTCCTAACTTAATGGAAAAATATCCGACCGTTGAAATTGAATTGGGTGGCAGTGCCCGTACTGAGCGCAAAGTCAATAACCAATTGATGACAGGAATACTGCTCGCTTTATTTATCGTATTCTCTTTTCTTGCTATCTACTTCAAAAACGTGATTGATGCAGTTTTAATTCTTAGCGTGATCCCGCTGTGCTTAGCCGCTGCGATGCTTGGACATATTATTCTAGGGCAAACTTTTAGTGTGATGAGTCTGTTCGGGATGATAGCTTTGTCAGGCTTAGTGCTGAATGGCTCATTTGTGCTCTTACTCGAAATAAAGCAGCACATACGCCAAGGTCTTGATATTGAAACCGCAATAATCAAAAGCAGCCTAGGCCGCTTTAGACCCGTAGTTATTACTGCAATGACCACGACTCTTGGTTTAGCCCCTATGTTATTTGAAACATCAACTCAAGCACTATATTTAATTCCAATGGTGATCAGCTTAAGCTTCGGAACCTTCTTCTCAATGGCGACAATTTTAATTTTTGCACCTGCCGTCTTTTTACTGAGTGAACGTTGGCATCAAAGACAGACTCCTGAACAGTCAAAAGCGCAGCAACTCGAACTTGGAGGTAACTTAGCGCGATAAAAGGGGCAGCTAAAAGATTATAAATGACCTGTAAAACCTGAGATGAAGTACTTTTGCTTGAAGTACTTGCAACTAAAGTACTCCATCTCAGTGTTAATCAATCAACACAACCACTAAGGCGCACTTAAAAGGTCTGGCTTGGCTGAATTAGCGCCACCGAGTCTTACACCTTGGTATACGTACCAAGCTCTAAATGACGACATGCCATCTTGTAAACAAACCTCTTTAAGAATTTCATCAGCGCGTTTTCTCGCCGATTGCGGTAAAACCTCCTCCCGCATAAGCTGATACAAGGCATCATGTATTAATGAGCCCTGCATAAAGTTTTTACTGTCAATTGCAGGGCTGCTCGGGCCATCCCAGGCATAACCAGGCTTTATAACCAAGCGCCCACCGGCGCTGATCTCAAGAAAGGAGTTGGCAATGGGTGCCTTAACAGATAACCCAGTGTCGTAGACTAACTCTGAATGTAGATTGTATTTGTAACTCCTACGTTGCTTATATTTAATCAAAGCGACTCCTAAGTATTCTGCTTTGCCATTGATGATTTTTGTTGAAAAAAGCGATAAAACAGCTAAATAATAATGCAGCTAACATACTGAAATAAAGCCAACATATACATAAATAAACAAAACAACAGGATGGTAAGCAAGCTAAATGGGATCTCTTACCCGCAGGAAACTTGCAAATCGAGGCGTGCCTTTTTGTGTTTCACCATAATACTTAAATGTAATCGTGCTACCCACTTTTGGCGGGTTACGGCGATCTTCATCACTAAAGCCGCTGCCAATGCTAAATTGTTTGCCCTGCTTAGTTTCCACCAACAAAGCCCCCATCATACCGATGTATTTCCCCTTGCCCTCTTTATGAGCCAGTACTCTAGCTTCTGCGTCATAGAAGGGTTTTAACTTTACAATATCGCCGGTGCGACCAACCTGATAAAGCGCAGTTTTTCTATGTAACATCAAGCCTTCACCATTATTTTCAATAATATCAGAGAGTCGACGATCTAACGTTAATTTATCTCTAACTGAAAACTGCGGGATAACCTCAATATGAGTACTAATATCAGACAGCTCAGCAAGCGCCTTTTGATACCTTTTTGCAAAATGAGATGTTTCCCCAGGCAAGTCAAACACCATAAATCTAACCTGCTGCCATTGCGCCTTGGTGGCATGAGTCTTTCGAATAATCGCAGACACCTGCTCAAACTGATTACGACCTATCCATAACTCACCATCAACTGGATAATCGGGAAACCCTTTAGTAAACCAATCAGGCAGGTTAATCTTTCGCCCCGATCGAGATCGCATGCTACTACCATCCCAATAACCTCTTACACCATCAAGTTTTTCACTCACTAAAAAGTCATCTAACTGAACCGTACTCTCAGCTATAAATTCAGTAGCAAGTTGCAAGGGTGGCTTTGATATTTCACTCGCTTTTAAATTCGCGGATATAGAAATAAAGCTAATGAACAGTAGAAATTGCCAATTCAAAAACCGTAACAGCTTTCTATTTGAACTTCGCTTTCTAACTTTTGTCATATATTGCTCCAAGATGGTGACGATAAATAGTAAAAGACTATTGTTCGTTTTGAAGCCTAGTTCTGTGCTTGAAGTTCGCCATCGGCTAAATGACTGACTTATTGAAATTATACGCTTGGTCAATTGTCGTTGAGCCACTCAGTAGCGAAAGCGTGATATGTAATAAGATTGTTGTTTAACTTGCCTTCAATTGACTACATATTTAGTAATATTACGATTATACTAGGCCGCTATTTTGGGGAAGAACCGCAGTAAAACAATAATCAATCATAAGATGGGGATATATGAAACCTGCTAACAATCACGGTATTAAACGCGTCATCAGGGCAACTGGATTTTCGATGCAAGGGCTTAAACTTGCTTGGAAACATGAAGCAGCATTCCGACAAGAACTCATTCTGGCTGCAATTATGTTGCCTGTCGCCTTACTCGTGGACGTGACGACTGTTGAGCGTATTCTTTTAATTCTAGGGCTTTTTGTAGTCCTTATTGTTGAACTGTTAAACTCAGCGATTGAAGCTGTAGTAGATAGAATTAGCGACGAAATCCACCCTCTCAGTGGCCAGGCGAAAGATATCGCATCGGCAGCCGTATTTATGAGTCTGTTCTTTTGTGGTTTAACATGGTTGCTTATCCTAGTACCTAAGTTTA
Encoded proteins:
- a CDS encoding efflux RND transporter permease subunit, whose product is MSHPSLTEQALGPKMSSSLINRLICWMIDNPVAVNLLTVAILILGIYSFGDIRQETSPSFKVDEIEITASFPGATPREIEQGIVLPIEHSLRENVQIDRLSASAMEGGARVVLTLNDGVDANSVIADVKNDLDAINSFPASMEPLQISLVEELDSLIEFGIYGNLTETELRSQGSTLKDALLAQFDIAKIAIVGVREPEIIIEITQDKLYQYQLTLADITQKIATEVNDISAGNISTDAGDVLIRTLGRKDQVSQFKQIAIKAQADGAEIKLGQIADVSFSYSQQEAPFLINGKQGVMLVIYQSKNAKPIELSGAIQNFVSQYQQTLSANTKITVLDDQAHSFQTRIDLLLDNGLIGMILVIIALSLFLDMRLAFWVCMGVPIAIIGSLAFMPALNIPLNMVTLFAFIITLGILVDDAVIVAENIYQKVQQGCDIDIALKQGASEMSVPVCFSVVTNIIAFVPLLFVPGELGVMYKPMTLLIFAIFIVSLIEALLILPHHLKQLNKPQKHNYLNKIQQKSFTAFETLRDIHFSKVLGYALRQPLTILAVFISITLVTFSWVNSGRVDAGFVPKVESQRIDAEVEFPAGSALIDKKNTMALIQAAGIRAFARLNAPDSYKHIMVGIRANSASTTFQIVEDSKRNYTARELVDIWRSEIGELAGVKSLFFDFEVGPGGGKELSIELGASDSEILEKASFELMSQLRHIEGVTDIDSGLIDAQREYTLNINTRGSMLGFDSESLGALVRNSFYGDEVKRQILNSEELKIRVMRHRDEQFKANQLGELLITSPSGEQVLLKQIATITPILSATQIDRVDGIVQVEVSGSFIRSIANVALITAQLSDSIIPNLMEKYPTVEIELGGSARTERKVNNQLMTGILLALFIVFSFLAIYFKNVIDAVLILSVIPLCLAAAMLGHIILGQTFSVMSLFGMIALSGLVLNGSFVLLLEIKQHIRQGLDIETAIIKSSLGRFRPVVITAMTTTLGLAPMLFETSTQALYLIPMVISLSFGTFFSMATILIFAPAVFLLSERWHQRQTPEQSKAQQLELGGNLAR
- a CDS encoding DUF1353 domain-containing protein, whose amino-acid sequence is MIKYKQRRSYKYNLHSELVYDTGLSVKAPIANSFLEISAGGRLVIKPGYAWDGPSSPAIDSKNFMQGSLIHDALYQLMREEVLPQSARKRADEILKEVCLQDGMSSFRAWYVYQGVRLGGANSAKPDLLSAP
- a CDS encoding DNA ligase, yielding MTKVRKRSSNRKLLRFLNWQFLLFISFISISANLKASEISKPPLQLATEFIAESTVQLDDFLVSEKLDGVRGYWDGSSMRSRSGRKINLPDWFTKGFPDYPVDGELWIGRNQFEQVSAIIRKTHATKAQWQQVRFMVFDLPGETSHFAKRYQKALAELSDISTHIEVIPQFSVRDKLTLDRRLSDIIENNGEGLMLHRKTALYQVGRTGDIVKLKPFYDAEARVLAHKEGKGKYIGMMGALLVETKQGKQFSIGSGFSDEDRRNPPKVGSTITFKYYGETQKGTPRFASFLRVRDPI
- a CDS encoding diacylglycerol kinase gives rise to the protein MKPANNHGIKRVIRATGFSMQGLKLAWKHEAAFRQELILAAIMLPVALLVDVTTVERILLILGLFVVLIVELLNSAIEAVVDRISDEIHPLSGQAKDIASAAVFMSLFFCGLTWLLILVPKFI